In Feifania hominis, the following are encoded in one genomic region:
- a CDS encoding M24 family metallopeptidase — protein sequence MMKRLQNLREQTGDVDAVLLTADTSLFYFTGLPHSEGALLVTPDRAWFLIDSRNSEAARETVSFMEVVEENRGYLAPLGRLMSENGIRTLAYEDREVSVHTKSRFESEFAGVTLQPLGDVVEKLRAVKDESELSAMRRAQNLADRAFEYVLDYIRPGRTELEIAMELEFFMRRGGAKKTSFDTICVSGKNSSKPHGVPTEKTVESGDFVTMDFGCVVDGYCSDMTRTVAVGYASDEMRKVYDIVLTAHNRVIDQVHAGMTGAEVDRIAREYITQMGYGQNFGHGLGHGIGIEVHESPRFSMLCHDVIAPNTVMSNEPGIYLEGKFGVRIEDLILVTQQGCEVLNHTEKKLLIL from the coding sequence ATGATGAAAAGACTTCAGAACCTCCGGGAGCAGACGGGAGACGTTGACGCCGTACTGCTCACGGCCGACACGAGCCTGTTTTATTTCACCGGTCTGCCGCACAGCGAGGGCGCGCTGCTCGTAACGCCTGACAGGGCGTGGTTTCTTATCGACTCGCGAAACAGCGAAGCCGCACGCGAGACCGTGAGCTTTATGGAGGTCGTCGAGGAGAATCGCGGCTATCTTGCGCCGCTTGGTCGACTGATGAGTGAGAACGGCATCCGCACGCTCGCCTATGAGGACCGGGAGGTCAGCGTACATACAAAGTCGCGCTTTGAAAGTGAGTTTGCGGGCGTGACGCTGCAGCCGCTGGGCGATGTGGTGGAAAAGCTGCGCGCAGTCAAGGATGAGAGCGAGCTGTCGGCGATGCGCCGCGCACAGAATCTGGCCGACCGCGCGTTTGAGTATGTGCTCGACTATATCCGGCCGGGGCGCACTGAGCTTGAAATCGCCATGGAGCTCGAGTTTTTCATGCGCCGCGGCGGGGCGAAAAAGACCTCGTTCGACACGATTTGCGTCTCGGGCAAAAACAGCTCGAAGCCCCACGGCGTGCCAACCGAAAAAACCGTTGAAAGCGGCGATTTTGTGACGATGGACTTTGGCTGCGTGGTCGACGGCTACTGCAGCGACATGACAAGAACCGTCGCCGTGGGCTATGCCAGCGACGAGATGAGAAAGGTCTATGACATTGTGCTGACGGCCCACAACCGGGTCATCGACCAGGTGCATGCGGGCATGACCGGCGCCGAGGTGGACCGGATTGCACGCGAGTATATCACGCAGATGGGCTACGGGCAGAACTTTGGCCACGGGCTCGGCCACGGCATCGGCATTGAGGTGCACGAGTCGCCGCGCTTTTCGATGCTCTGCCACGACGTGATTGCGCCGAATACCGTCATGAGCAACGAGCCGGGAATCTATCTCGAGGGGAAATTCGGCGTGAGAATCGAAGATCTGATTCTTGTCACGCAGCAGGGCTGCGAGGTGCTCAATCACACGGAGAAAAAACTGTTGATTTTGTAG
- the rsfS gene encoding ribosome silencing factor, which yields MAKKIAKVLDAKKAEELQVIGIGDITVLADYFVICTANSTTQVKALADEVEFQMTALGLEPHHTEGYRSSQWVLLDYSSVVVHIFVREAREFYKLERLWADGEKVDLQDIVTE from the coding sequence ATGGCAAAAAAAATTGCGAAAGTACTCGACGCGAAAAAGGCAGAGGAGCTGCAGGTGATCGGCATTGGAGACATCACGGTTCTCGCCGACTACTTCGTCATCTGCACGGCAAACAGCACGACACAGGTCAAGGCGCTCGCCGACGAAGTGGAATTTCAGATGACCGCACTCGGTCTTGAGCCCCACCACACAGAGGGCTACCGCTCCTCGCAGTGGGTGCTGCTCGACTACAGCAGCGTTGTGGTGCACATCTTTGTACGCGAGGCGCGGGAGTTTTACAAGCTGGAGCGGCTCTGGGCCGACGGGGAAAAGGTTGACCTTCAAGATATTGTCACCGAGTAA
- the rpsU gene encoding 30S ribosomal protein S21 — translation MSEIRVKENETLDSALRRFKRQCAKSGVLSELRKREHYEKPSVKRKKKSEAARKRKYK, via the coding sequence ATGTCGGAAATCAGAGTCAAAGAGAACGAAACACTGGACAGCGCACTCAGACGCTTCAAAAGACAGTGTGCGAAATCTGGTGTGCTCTCAGAACTCCGCAAGAGAGAGCATTATGAGAAGCCCAGCGTAAAGCGCAAAAAGAAATCAGAGGCCGCTAGAAAGCGCAAGTACAAATAA
- the aroQ gene encoding type II 3-dehydroquinate dehydratase, protein MKKILILNGPNINLTGEREPGQYGSESLEAINGELSSLGETLGLVCEFYQSNSEGALIDKLQQIRGTHAGVVLNAGAYTHYSIALRDAIASVRLPVIEVHMSNVAAREEFRHRSVIGPVCAGSIAGFGKNSYKLALYALKEMV, encoded by the coding sequence GTGAAAAAAATACTCATTTTAAACGGCCCTAACATCAATTTGACAGGCGAGAGAGAGCCCGGTCAGTACGGCAGCGAGTCTCTTGAGGCAATCAACGGCGAGCTCTCATCACTCGGGGAGACTCTGGGGCTTGTCTGCGAGTTCTATCAGTCCAACAGCGAAGGCGCGCTCATCGACAAGCTCCAGCAGATACGCGGCACCCACGCGGGCGTGGTGCTCAACGCGGGCGCCTACACCCACTACAGCATAGCCCTGCGCGATGCGATTGCCTCCGTTCGTCTGCCGGTGATTGAAGTTCACATGTCGAATGTCGCCGCGCGTGAGGAATTTCGTCACCGCTCCGTGATCGGGCCGGTCTGCGCAGGCAGCATCGCCGGATTTGGCAAGAACAGCTACAAACTCGCACTCTATGCGTTAAAGGAGATGGTTTGA
- the leuS gene encoding leucine--tRNA ligase: protein MRYDFAKIEKKWQQEWERTGVFHADNHSDKPKYYALVEFPYPSGQGLHVGHPRSYTAIDIVARKRRLQGYNVLYPMGWDAFGLPAENYAIKNHVHPKIVTEKNIARFKSQLQALGLSFDWSREINTTDPSYYKWTQWIFLQLYKHGLAYKKEMAVNWCTSCKCVLSNEEVVGGVCERCGAEVVRKVKSQWMLAITKYAERLINDLDELDFVERVKIQQRNWIGRSTGAEVDFATTVGHNLTVYTTRPDTLFGATYMVIAPEHPMIDQYRDQIENLDEVLAYRDAASRKSDFERTELAKDKTGVCLKGIRAVNPVTGGEIPIYVSDYVLISYGTGAIMAVPGHDQRDYDFAKKFDLPIIEVVGGGDISEHAFEDIETGHMVNSDFLNGLTVEQAKEKIIAYLEEKGVGHPKVNYKLRDWVFSRQRYWGEPIPMVYCDKCGWVPLPESELPLVLPEVESYEPAENGDSPLSKMTDWINTTCPHCGGPAKRETDTMPQWAGSSWYFLRYMDPHNDKELASKEALQYWSPVDWYNGGMEHTTLHLLYSRFWHKFLYDIGVVPTKEPYQKRTSHGMILGENGEKMSKSRGNVINPDDIIRDYGADTMRLYEMFVGDFEKAAPWSSTSIKGCKRFVERVWGLQELVTQGDGYSAALCSSTHKLIKKVSDDIENLKMNTAIAAMMAYLNEVYDAGSITAGELKTLLILLNPFAPHVTEELWEVLKFGGRVTDQAWPQFDPDKVVDDTIEIVLQINGKVKNTVTVPADSDREAVLALAREDERIRALTEGKQIVKEICVPGKLVNFVVKG, encoded by the coding sequence ATGAGATACGATTTCGCCAAGATCGAGAAAAAGTGGCAGCAGGAGTGGGAGCGCACCGGCGTCTTCCACGCGGACAATCACAGCGACAAGCCGAAGTACTATGCGCTTGTTGAGTTTCCCTATCCCTCGGGGCAGGGTCTGCACGTGGGGCATCCGCGCTCTTACACCGCGATCGACATCGTCGCGCGCAAGCGCAGACTGCAGGGCTACAATGTGCTCTATCCCATGGGGTGGGACGCGTTTGGCCTGCCGGCGGAGAACTACGCCATCAAAAACCACGTTCACCCGAAGATCGTCACCGAGAAGAACATCGCCCGCTTTAAGAGCCAGCTGCAGGCGCTCGGTCTGTCGTTTGACTGGTCGCGCGAGATCAACACCACCGACCCGAGCTACTACAAGTGGACCCAGTGGATCTTTTTGCAGCTCTATAAACACGGGCTTGCCTACAAAAAGGAGATGGCCGTAAACTGGTGCACCTCCTGCAAGTGCGTACTCTCCAATGAGGAAGTAGTCGGCGGTGTCTGCGAGCGCTGCGGCGCCGAGGTGGTACGCAAAGTCAAAAGCCAGTGGATGCTGGCAATCACCAAGTATGCCGAGCGGCTGATCAACGATCTGGATGAGCTCGACTTCGTTGAGAGAGTCAAGATTCAGCAGCGCAACTGGATCGGCCGCAGCACGGGCGCGGAGGTCGATTTCGCCACGACGGTCGGACACAATCTCACCGTCTACACCACCCGTCCCGACACGCTCTTCGGCGCGACTTACATGGTCATTGCCCCTGAGCACCCGATGATTGACCAGTACCGCGATCAAATCGAGAATCTCGACGAAGTTCTCGCCTACCGCGATGCGGCGAGCCGCAAGTCCGATTTTGAACGCACCGAGCTTGCCAAGGACAAGACCGGTGTCTGTCTCAAGGGCATTCGCGCTGTCAATCCGGTGACGGGCGGGGAAATTCCGATCTACGTCTCCGACTATGTGCTCATCTCCTATGGCACCGGCGCGATTATGGCGGTGCCGGGCCACGACCAGAGAGACTACGACTTCGCAAAGAAATTTGATCTGCCCATCATCGAAGTGGTCGGCGGCGGGGACATCTCGGAGCACGCCTTTGAGGACATTGAGACAGGGCACATGGTAAACTCCGACTTTTTGAATGGCCTTACGGTTGAGCAGGCGAAAGAGAAGATCATCGCCTACCTCGAGGAGAAAGGGGTCGGCCACCCGAAAGTCAATTACAAATTGCGCGACTGGGTCTTCTCGCGCCAGCGCTACTGGGGCGAACCGATCCCGATGGTCTACTGTGACAAGTGCGGCTGGGTGCCGCTGCCCGAGAGTGAGCTGCCGCTCGTGCTGCCGGAGGTTGAAAGCTATGAGCCGGCGGAAAACGGCGACTCGCCGCTCTCGAAGATGACCGACTGGATCAATACGACCTGCCCGCACTGCGGCGGCCCTGCGAAACGCGAGACCGACACCATGCCCCAGTGGGCGGGTTCCTCCTGGTACTTTTTGCGCTATATGGATCCGCACAACGACAAAGAACTGGCAAGCAAAGAAGCTTTACAGTATTGGAGCCCGGTCGACTGGTACAACGGCGGCATGGAGCACACCACGCTGCATCTGCTCTACTCGCGCTTCTGGCACAAGTTCCTCTATGACATCGGCGTGGTTCCCACAAAAGAACCCTATCAGAAGAGAACTTCACACGGCATGATACTCGGCGAGAACGGGGAGAAGATGTCGAAGTCGCGCGGAAACGTCATCAACCCCGACGACATCATCCGCGACTACGGCGCGGACACGATGCGCCTCTACGAGATGTTTGTCGGCGATTTTGAGAAAGCGGCGCCCTGGTCCTCGACGAGCATCAAGGGCTGCAAGCGCTTTGTCGAGCGCGTCTGGGGACTTCAGGAGCTGGTGACGCAGGGCGACGGCTACTCCGCGGCGCTCTGCTCTTCGACCCACAAGCTGATCAAAAAGGTCAGCGACGACATTGAGAATCTGAAAATGAACACAGCCATTGCTGCGATGATGGCCTATCTCAACGAGGTCTATGATGCGGGCAGCATCACGGCGGGTGAACTCAAAACGCTTCTCATCCTGCTCAACCCCTTTGCGCCCCATGTCACGGAGGAGCTGTGGGAAGTGCTGAAGTTCGGCGGGCGTGTGACCGATCAGGCCTGGCCGCAGTTTGACCCGGACAAAGTTGTGGACGACACAATCGAAATTGTGCTTCAGATCAACGGCAAGGTGAAAAACACCGTGACGGTTCCCGCCGACAGCGACAGAGAGGCTGTTTTGGCGCTTGCGCGAGAGGACGAACGCATCCGCGCGCTGACCGAGGGCAAGCAGATTGTCAAGGAGATCTGCGTTCCCGGCAAGCTCGTCAATTTCGTGGTCAAGGGTTAA
- a CDS encoding YqeG family HAD IIIA-type phosphatase, whose amino-acid sequence MLKLRPTIRIDNVYEIDEAFLRAHQIKGIVLDVDNTLVRNKVGVPDEKLYRLIDRWKSAGMKLVILTNARRSRMALFGDEAGIKIIPMANKPFKKGYVQAVEYLGLPKDKIVALGDQLFTDIWGGNRAGLRTVLVTPIDLSNECLWLRMKRALERPLLRKIQREDH is encoded by the coding sequence TTGCTGAAACTGCGCCCGACCATCCGCATCGACAACGTATACGAAATAGACGAGGCCTTTCTGCGCGCCCATCAAATTAAGGGAATCGTGCTCGATGTGGACAACACGCTTGTTCGCAACAAGGTCGGCGTGCCGGACGAGAAGCTCTACCGGCTGATTGACCGCTGGAAGAGCGCCGGGATGAAGCTCGTGATCTTGACCAATGCCCGCCGCTCACGCATGGCGCTCTTCGGCGACGAGGCGGGAATCAAGATTATTCCGATGGCGAATAAGCCTTTCAAAAAGGGCTATGTGCAGGCAGTCGAATATCTCGGCCTGCCAAAGGATAAAATAGTGGCGCTCGGCGACCAGCTTTTCACAGACATCTGGGGTGGCAACCGCGCGGGTCTTCGCACCGTGCTGGTCACGCCGATCGACCTGTCGAACGAGTGCCTCTGGCTGCGCATGAAGCGGGCTCTCGAGAGGCCGCTCTTACGGAAAATACAGCGGGAGGATCACTGA
- a CDS encoding LCP family protein: MFIKLKKKKPFGIISTVAILLLAVVLSLAIYLPMSAAILMAEDDKPFDLTDDPELGGHDPLTSDDFDDPNTDEGLQKEEGVTTFIVGGTDKDGTRTDTILLVRYDTTDQSVNILQIPRDTYLNTTKKSKKANALYAYGKGPLMKDGFSNMFGFEIDHYVVINFTAFNKIIDKIGGVEVDVPMDMDYEDPAQDLYIHIKKGKQVLKGDDAIGFVRFRKGYADADIGRMKAQKMFITAAIKKVLSPGTIVKIPSIITDVFANVKTDMQLTDMLGLAANAVNLDMDKIRFFTLPGEAAYSGGVSYFSVYLPETLELINQSFNPYTTEITEHNMVELARKENNKTDLEGSTATEIDEKRPTFYPIKKSSSSSSSGSSSSSDSSGSTDKTTDNKTTDQAQTTTTETNAGKTDGDKTPSGGESGDAGGTTAGGPVTVEPEEPPSTGEVPAEKPVS, from the coding sequence ATGTTTATCAAACTGAAAAAGAAAAAGCCCTTTGGCATCATCTCGACCGTTGCCATACTCCTTTTGGCGGTTGTGCTGTCGCTGGCGATCTATCTGCCGATGAGCGCCGCCATTCTCATGGCGGAGGACGACAAGCCCTTTGATCTGACCGATGATCCCGAACTCGGCGGACACGACCCGCTGACCAGCGACGACTTCGACGACCCGAATACCGACGAGGGGCTTCAGAAGGAAGAGGGCGTCACAACTTTTATCGTAGGCGGAACCGACAAAGACGGCACGCGCACCGACACCATTCTGCTGGTGCGCTATGACACGACAGATCAGTCGGTAAACATCCTCCAAATTCCGCGCGACACCTATCTCAATACCACAAAGAAGAGCAAGAAAGCAAACGCCCTGTATGCCTACGGCAAGGGTCCGCTGATGAAAGACGGCTTTTCCAATATGTTTGGCTTTGAGATCGACCACTATGTTGTCATCAACTTCACGGCCTTTAACAAGATCATTGACAAGATCGGCGGCGTTGAAGTCGATGTGCCGATGGACATGGATTACGAGGATCCGGCACAGGATCTCTACATCCACATCAAAAAGGGCAAGCAGGTGCTCAAGGGCGACGATGCGATCGGGTTTGTGCGCTTCCGCAAGGGCTATGCGGACGCTGACATCGGGCGGATGAAAGCGCAGAAGATGTTCATCACCGCGGCGATCAAAAAGGTGCTCTCGCCGGGCACGATCGTCAAGATTCCGAGTATCATCACCGATGTCTTCGCCAATGTCAAGACTGATATGCAGCTGACCGACATGCTCGGGCTCGCGGCAAACGCTGTCAACCTCGATATGGACAAAATCCGCTTCTTCACCCTGCCGGGCGAGGCGGCATACAGCGGCGGAGTCTCGTATTTCTCGGTCTATCTGCCGGAGACGCTCGAGCTGATCAACCAGAGTTTCAACCCGTATACGACTGAGATCACCGAACACAATATGGTTGAGCTTGCCCGCAAGGAAAACAACAAGACCGACCTCGAGGGCAGCACGGCCACCGAGATCGACGAGAAACGCCCGACGTTCTACCCGATTAAGAAGAGCTCTTCTTCGAGTTCATCGGGCAGCTCGAGTAGCTCGGATAGCTCGGGCAGCACAGATAAGACAACTGATAACAAGACGACCGATCAGGCTCAGACGACGACCACCGAAACCAATGCCGGCAAGACCGATGGCGACAAGACGCCGTCGGGCGGCGAAAGCGGCGATGCCGGTGGAACCACTGCGGGGGGACCTGTCACAGTAGAACCGGAAGAGCCCCCGTCGACGGGCGAAGTGCCGGCAGAAAAGCCCGTCAGTTGA
- a CDS encoding TIM barrel protein has product MQPKFGPAGSSDSFFAAGYKASVQMPGWLEKIGLDAFEYQCSKGVNVSEKTAVQIGQKAREHHISLSIHAPYYISLSSKDPEKRDNSIGYILKSARCARFMGAGRIVVHSGSCSGMTREHALELAKDTIRRALAALDAEGLGDITVCPETMGKINQLGTLEEVCELCRLDERLIPTIDFGHLNARTLGGVRGIADYEKLLNLVEDRLGADRLRVFHSHFSKIAYTAGGEKVHLTFADGGEYGPEFEPLAELIARKNLAPTIICESAGTQAEDALAMKRMVLHAKGEDL; this is encoded by the coding sequence ATGCAACCAAAATTCGGCCCGGCCGGGAGCAGCGACAGCTTCTTTGCGGCCGGCTACAAGGCCTCGGTACAGATGCCGGGCTGGCTTGAGAAAATAGGGCTTGACGCCTTTGAATACCAGTGCAGCAAGGGCGTGAACGTCTCGGAGAAGACCGCCGTGCAGATTGGGCAGAAAGCACGGGAACACCATATTTCTCTGTCCATCCACGCGCCCTATTACATCAGTCTGTCGAGCAAGGACCCCGAGAAGCGCGACAACAGCATCGGCTACATTCTAAAGAGCGCCCGATGCGCCCGCTTCATGGGCGCGGGGCGCATCGTCGTACACAGCGGCTCCTGCTCGGGTATGACGCGCGAGCATGCTCTGGAGCTCGCAAAGGACACCATTCGCCGCGCGCTCGCGGCGCTCGATGCGGAGGGCCTCGGCGATATCACCGTCTGTCCGGAGACAATGGGCAAGATCAATCAGCTCGGCACGCTCGAGGAGGTCTGTGAGCTCTGCCGGCTCGATGAGAGGCTCATTCCGACCATTGATTTCGGCCATCTCAACGCGCGCACGCTCGGTGGTGTGAGAGGCATCGCAGACTATGAGAAGCTGCTGAACCTCGTGGAGGATCGCCTCGGAGCCGACCGGCTTCGGGTGTTCCACAGCCATTTTTCCAAGATCGCCTACACGGCGGGAGGTGAGAAAGTGCACCTGACCTTTGCCGACGGCGGCGAGTACGGCCCGGAGTTTGAGCCGCTGGCCGAGCTGATCGCAAGAAAAAATCTGGCGCCCACCATCATCTGCGAGTCGGCGGGAACCCAGGCGGAGGACGCACTCGCAATGAAGCGGATGGTGCTGCACGCAAAGGGGGAAGACCTGTGA
- the efp gene encoding elongation factor P, producing MISAGEFRNGVTFEMDGNVFQIVEFQHVKPGKGAAFVRTKVKNAITGAVLDKTFNPTEKFPTAFIERKEMQYLYNDGSLYYFMDLETYEQLPINESVLSDNFKFVKENEMCKILSYKGNVFGVEPPNFVELVITETEPGFKGDTATGASKPATLETGAVVKVPLFIDEGEKIRIDTRTGEYMERA from the coding sequence ATGATTTCTGCAGGTGAGTTTAGAAACGGCGTCACGTTTGAAATGGATGGGAACGTATTTCAGATTGTGGAATTTCAGCATGTCAAACCCGGCAAGGGTGCGGCCTTTGTGCGCACCAAAGTGAAAAATGCGATCACGGGCGCTGTGCTCGATAAGACTTTCAACCCGACGGAAAAATTCCCCACTGCGTTCATTGAGAGAAAGGAGATGCAGTATCTCTACAATGACGGCAGTCTCTACTATTTTATGGATCTTGAGACCTACGAGCAGCTGCCGATCAATGAGAGCGTTCTCTCGGACAACTTCAAGTTTGTCAAAGAGAATGAGATGTGCAAGATCCTCTCCTACAAGGGCAATGTGTTTGGCGTAGAGCCGCCGAACTTTGTCGAGCTTGTCATCACCGAGACCGAGCCCGGCTTCAAGGGCGACACCGCAACCGGCGCTTCCAAGCCGGCTACTCTCGAGACCGGCGCGGTGGTCAAGGTTCCGCTCTTCATTGACGAGGGCGAGAAAATCCGCATCGACACCAGAACGGGCGAGTACATGGAGCGCGCCTGA
- a CDS encoding ABC-F family ATP-binding cassette domain-containing protein yields MICLTAEGLTKSYLERPILKNCSLSLEQGDKVGIVGVNGTGKTTLLNLLAGVEQPDDGCVTLAAGTRISYLTQNPLFHPQDTVLEHVCAALPQERREELTYEAKRILNTLGVTEHGAKLSELSGGQRKRAAIAAALVTPCDLLILDEPTNHLDSEMTEFLEGWLARFTGTLVMVTHDRYFLDRVTNRLWEIDHARIYRYDANYSGYLALREQRLEMAEGTERKRQSLIRRELQWIQRGARARGTKSRERIERFEELVNREGPPQRQELTLGSAAARLGKKTIELRDVSKSYDGRPVIRSFRYLLARRARIGVVGRNGAGKTTLLRLIAGQLEPDAGEVIHGATVKIGYFSQESQEMDPAMRVIDFVRQTGEYVDTGEGKLSASQMLEKFLFSDEMQYNTIGRLSGGERRRLLLLHVLMQAPNVLLLDEPTNDLDIQTLTILEDYLERFEGAVVAVSHDRYFLDKLADFVLEVGDDGEVREYLGGYSDYRARCKDAAAGTVREKKERPRGQVQPRERKKFTYAEQREYETIDSVIARLEADLAQISGEMEQSAADYGALSELMERRERCERELEQKMERWVYLQELAERFEP; encoded by the coding sequence TTGATCTGTCTGACGGCCGAGGGGCTGACAAAGAGCTACCTCGAAAGACCCATACTGAAAAACTGCTCGCTCTCTCTGGAACAGGGTGACAAGGTCGGAATTGTCGGCGTCAACGGCACCGGCAAGACGACGCTTTTGAATCTGCTCGCCGGTGTGGAGCAGCCGGACGACGGCTGTGTGACACTCGCGGCGGGAACGCGCATTTCCTATCTGACGCAGAATCCATTGTTTCACCCGCAGGACACCGTGCTTGAGCATGTCTGTGCGGCGCTGCCGCAGGAGAGACGCGAAGAGCTCACCTACGAGGCGAAGCGCATTTTGAACACGCTCGGCGTCACGGAGCACGGCGCAAAGCTCTCAGAGCTCTCCGGCGGGCAGAGAAAACGCGCTGCTATCGCCGCGGCGCTGGTAACGCCCTGCGATCTTCTGATTCTGGATGAGCCGACAAACCACCTCGACAGCGAGATGACGGAATTTCTGGAGGGATGGCTCGCCCGCTTCACGGGAACGCTTGTCATGGTGACGCACGACCGCTATTTTCTCGACCGGGTGACAAACCGGCTCTGGGAGATTGACCACGCGCGGATCTATCGCTATGATGCCAACTACTCGGGCTATCTTGCGCTGCGCGAGCAGCGCCTCGAAATGGCCGAGGGGACCGAGCGAAAGAGACAGAGTCTCATCCGCCGGGAGCTGCAGTGGATTCAGCGCGGCGCCCGTGCCAGAGGCACGAAGAGCCGCGAGCGCATCGAGCGCTTTGAGGAGCTTGTGAACCGGGAGGGACCGCCGCAGCGCCAGGAACTGACACTCGGCTCCGCCGCGGCGCGTCTCGGCAAAAAGACCATTGAGCTCAGAGATGTCTCCAAGTCCTACGATGGCCGGCCGGTGATTCGAAGCTTCCGCTATCTTCTCGCGCGGCGCGCACGCATCGGTGTTGTCGGGCGCAATGGCGCGGGAAAGACGACGCTCTTGAGACTGATCGCAGGGCAGCTTGAACCGGATGCCGGCGAGGTCATACACGGCGCGACGGTGAAAATCGGCTATTTCTCACAGGAGTCGCAGGAGATGGACCCTGCCATGCGGGTGATCGACTTTGTGCGTCAGACCGGCGAATACGTCGACACGGGGGAGGGCAAGCTGTCAGCCTCGCAGATGCTCGAAAAATTTCTCTTTTCGGATGAGATGCAGTACAACACCATCGGCCGCCTCTCGGGAGGAGAGCGGCGGCGCCTGCTGCTGCTCCACGTGCTGATGCAGGCGCCGAACGTACTTTTGCTCGACGAGCCGACAAACGACCTCGACATTCAAACGCTGACGATTTTGGAGGACTATCTCGAGCGGTTTGAGGGGGCGGTGGTGGCAGTGTCCCACGACCGCTATTTTCTCGACAAGCTGGCGGACTTTGTGCTGGAGGTCGGCGACGACGGCGAAGTGCGCGAGTATCTTGGCGGCTACAGCGACTATCGCGCAAGGTGCAAAGACGCGGCCGCCGGGACGGTGAGAGAGAAGAAAGAGAGGCCGCGCGGGCAGGTGCAGCCTCGCGAGAGAAAAAAGTTCACCTACGCCGAGCAGCGTGAGTATGAGACCATAGACAGTGTAATCGCACGGCTTGAGGCCGACCTCGCGCAGATCAGCGGCGAGATGGAGCAGAGTGCAGCCGACTACGGCGCGCTGTCGGAGCTGATGGAGCGAAGAGAACGCTGTGAGCGGGAGCTTGAACAAAAGATGGAGCGGTGGGTGTATTTGCAGGAGCTCGCCGAGCGGTTTGAACCGTAG
- a CDS encoding CD1247 N-terminal domain-containing protein, with protein sequence MTLTEKVSYLKGLMDGLDIDTTKKEGKLLKAIVDILDDAALTVSDLEDEMAQVSGQVDEIDEDLAALEEDFYELDDEEDEDFDEDDYFEVECPNCGQEIYFDEDIALDGQVECPECGEVFDFEIEDEEDDCCCGDEACECGCDHEHEQE encoded by the coding sequence ATGACTTTAACAGAGAAAGTTTCCTATCTGAAAGGCCTGATGGACGGACTCGATATCGACACCACCAAGAAAGAGGGCAAGCTGCTCAAGGCGATTGTGGACATTCTCGACGATGCTGCGCTCACGGTGAGCGATCTCGAGGACGAAATGGCGCAGGTCTCTGGTCAAGTTGACGAAATAGATGAAGATCTCGCCGCGCTCGAGGAGGATTTCTACGAGCTCGACGACGAGGAGGACGAGGACTTCGACGAGGACGATTACTTTGAAGTCGAGTGCCCGAACTGCGGCCAGGAGATCTATTTCGACGAGGACATCGCGCTGGACGGCCAGGTGGAGTGCCCGGAGTGCGGCGAGGTGTTCGACTTTGAGATTGAGGATGAAGAAGACGACTGCTGCTGTGGCGACGAAGCCTGCGAGTGCGGCTGCGACCACGAGCACGAGCAAGAGTAA